A window of Lentibacillus sp. Marseille-P4043 contains these coding sequences:
- a CDS encoding aldehyde dehydrogenase family protein yields MCYVNNYLERLRESSLNTYSLLDPHTREEIRDIPDCSDIQMKEAITKSKQAFNKMRALTSEERSNILDRASSIIAENREDFAQTITLESGKPIKFARGEVDRTIQTLKFASIEARKLEGESIRLDAATNGGGRDAYTIYQPIGVVGAITPFNFPLNLVVHKAGPALGVGNTIIVKPAEKTPLSAIKLAEFFEQAGLPDGAYQVVTGDGPRLGKVLIDHPDVQKITFTGSPQVGEHIKSQAGLKKVTLELGSNSALYIDESVHNKVQEIAKKAVNGAFSYNGQVCISTQRIYVHKDVKEEFITSFKMATESLQYGDPREDTTDISGVIDQKSQQRILSWIEEAIHEGAELITGGTMEDNGVKPTVLANVSSRSKVACKEVFGPVVLINTVDSAETALTEMNNSEYGLNAGVFTYDLPQAFNFAHKLEVGQVLVNDLPTLRFDHMPYGGLKSSGYGYEGIKYAMREMVHMKFISMNYTF; encoded by the coding sequence ATGTGTTATGTCAATAACTATTTAGAAAGGTTAAGGGAATCAAGTTTGAATACGTATTCACTATTAGATCCTCATACTCGAGAGGAAATTAGAGATATCCCTGATTGCAGTGATATTCAAATGAAAGAAGCAATAACGAAAAGTAAACAAGCATTTAATAAAATGAGAGCGCTGACTTCAGAGGAACGATCGAATATTTTGGACAGGGCTAGTAGCATTATTGCGGAAAATAGAGAAGACTTTGCTCAAACCATTACATTAGAATCAGGGAAGCCTATCAAGTTTGCTAGAGGGGAAGTTGACCGGACTATTCAAACACTGAAATTCGCGTCAATTGAAGCAAGAAAATTAGAAGGAGAATCAATTCGATTAGATGCTGCGACAAATGGTGGCGGAAGAGATGCTTATACAATTTACCAACCAATTGGTGTTGTTGGTGCAATTACTCCCTTTAATTTCCCGCTAAATTTGGTCGTACATAAAGCGGGTCCGGCGCTTGGGGTAGGAAATACAATCATCGTGAAACCAGCTGAAAAAACTCCGCTATCGGCTATCAAACTAGCAGAATTTTTTGAGCAGGCGGGTTTACCTGATGGAGCGTATCAGGTTGTTACTGGTGATGGCCCTAGACTAGGTAAAGTGCTAATTGACCATCCTGACGTACAAAAAATTACGTTTACTGGGAGCCCGCAAGTTGGGGAACATATTAAGTCACAAGCTGGCTTGAAAAAGGTAACCTTGGAGCTGGGCAGTAATTCCGCTCTATACATTGATGAAAGCGTTCATAATAAAGTGCAGGAAATCGCTAAAAAAGCAGTCAATGGTGCTTTTTCATATAATGGGCAAGTATGTATTAGCACGCAAAGAATTTATGTCCACAAAGATGTGAAAGAAGAATTTATCACTTCATTTAAAATGGCTACAGAATCACTACAATATGGAGATCCTAGAGAGGATACGACAGATATATCCGGGGTCATTGACCAGAAGTCACAGCAGCGTATTCTTAGTTGGATTGAAGAAGCGATACATGAAGGAGCAGAGTTAATTACGGGTGGAACGATGGAGGATAACGGCGTGAAACCAACCGTACTTGCAAATGTATCATCGAGATCAAAAGTAGCTTGTAAGGAAGTGTTTGGACCTGTCGTATTAATAAATACAGTGGATAGTGCAGAAACAGCACTGACAGAAATGAATAATAGCGAGTACGGATTAAATGCAGGTGTCTTCACGTATGATCTACCGCAGGCGTTTAATTTTGCTCATAAATTAGAAGTTGGCCAAGTTCTAGTTAATGACTTGCCAACGTTACGTTTTGATCATATGCCATATGGCGGATTAAAATCATCTGGTTATGGATACGAAGGAATCAAGTATGCCATGCGGGAAATGGTTCATATGAAATTTATTAGCATGAATTATACCTTTTAG
- a CDS encoding TRAP transporter large permease, with amino-acid sequence MSALTILIGWLVLLFLGMPVGFTLIIAALVYFATNDWEMAYFSAAKLIDSIDTFSLLAVPFFILTGSLMNSSGITERIFNFAKSFVGHFTGGLGHVNVMASLLFSGMSGSALADAGGIGQLEIKSMRDEKYDDDYAGGLTAASAIIGPIIPPSIPLIIYGVVSDQSIASLFLAGVIPGLIMTASLMVMAYFWAKKRGYPKAKKATMKERFYHFRKSFWALLTPVIIIGGIFSGYFTPTEAAVIATLYAMFLGFFVYKELTLKKFFLNVVDSMRLTGIAVLMIVGVEFFGQMIAIEQIPIQVADFFLDVSSNPIVLLLLINVLLIFLGMFIESLALLILLIPILVPVIVSAGVDPVHFGIIVILNLMIGILTPPMGMALFVVSKVGNISMKTITRGVVPFLIPLVITLLVITVFPQLVLFLPNALNP; translated from the coding sequence ATGAGTGCACTTACAATACTTATCGGCTGGCTTGTACTGTTGTTTTTAGGGATGCCGGTTGGATTCACACTGATCATCGCTGCACTTGTTTATTTTGCCACTAATGATTGGGAAATGGCATACTTTTCAGCTGCAAAATTAATTGACAGTATTGATACATTTTCTCTATTGGCAGTTCCGTTTTTCATATTAACTGGATCTTTAATGAATTCATCTGGAATAACAGAGCGTATTTTTAACTTTGCTAAGTCATTTGTTGGTCATTTTACTGGCGGTCTAGGCCATGTAAATGTTATGGCAAGCCTTCTTTTTTCCGGGATGTCTGGTTCAGCGTTAGCGGATGCTGGCGGTATTGGCCAGTTGGAAATAAAATCGATGCGTGATGAAAAGTATGATGATGATTACGCAGGTGGTCTGACGGCGGCTTCAGCGATTATTGGTCCGATCATTCCTCCAAGTATTCCACTGATTATTTATGGGGTTGTCTCCGATCAGTCGATTGCTTCATTATTTTTGGCTGGTGTCATTCCAGGGTTGATTATGACAGCTTCTTTAATGGTTATGGCATACTTTTGGGCAAAAAAACGTGGCTATCCAAAGGCTAAAAAAGCCACAATGAAAGAACGATTTTACCATTTTAGAAAATCATTTTGGGCATTGCTCACACCGGTCATTATTATTGGCGGTATTTTTTCGGGGTATTTTACACCAACCGAAGCTGCTGTAATTGCTACGTTATATGCAATGTTTTTAGGGTTTTTTGTTTATAAAGAATTGACATTGAAAAAGTTCTTTTTAAATGTTGTTGATTCGATGCGGTTGACGGGGATTGCGGTGTTGATGATTGTCGGGGTTGAATTTTTTGGCCAAATGATTGCAATTGAACAAATACCGATACAAGTTGCTGACTTCTTCTTAGATGTATCATCAAACCCAATCGTACTATTGCTACTGATAAACGTACTATTAATCTTTTTAGGAATGTTTATTGAATCATTGGCATTATTGATTCTGTTAATACCTATCCTAGTTCCAGTTATTGTAAGTGCTGGAGTAGATCCGGTTCATTTCGGAATCATAGTTATATTAAATCTTATGATTGGTATTTTAACTCCACCGATGGGAATGGCTTTGTTTGTCGTATCTAAGGTCGGAAATATATCGATGAAAACAATTACTAGAGGGGTTGTTCCATTTTTAATTCCGCTAGTAATAACGTTGCTAGTCATTACTGTGTTCCCGCAGTTGGTGTTATTTTTACCAAATGCATTAAATCCGTAA
- a CDS encoding ROK family protein: MELIVIDIGGTAIKYGVLDEHENLLFRESIPSEAHLGGNELIKKVLRICDQVKRKWDVFGVAISSAGQIDSEHGVVVHATETIPGYTGMSVTEMVTEHTGLPATIENDVNCTAIGEHWKGAAVGVDDFVCMTFGTGIGGALFMNGQLHAGANFSAGEFGHINLYKDGKLCTCGNYGCYERYASSAALSEIVASEFGRSIQLPVFFQMVKQGDALSVEIFNKWIDDVATGIQSIVHIFNPKLVVIGGGITAQGDFLLHAMQSAVDEKLMPNHRNQLNLKLALNDNNANLLGAAKHYFTKQ, encoded by the coding sequence ATGGAATTAATCGTTATCGATATTGGCGGAACAGCGATAAAATATGGTGTGCTTGATGAACATGAGAATCTATTGTTTCGCGAAAGTATTCCATCTGAGGCACATCTTGGCGGTAATGAATTGATAAAGAAAGTTTTACGTATTTGTGATCAAGTGAAGCGTAAGTGGGATGTCTTCGGTGTCGCAATTAGTTCGGCGGGACAAATTGATAGTGAGCATGGTGTTGTTGTTCATGCTACCGAGACAATTCCAGGATATACAGGGATGTCTGTCACGGAAATGGTTACCGAACATACGGGGCTACCTGCAACGATTGAGAATGATGTTAACTGTACAGCAATCGGTGAACATTGGAAAGGCGCAGCTGTTGGTGTAGACGATTTTGTGTGCATGACATTTGGAACGGGAATTGGCGGTGCTTTATTTATGAATGGTCAGTTGCATGCCGGTGCCAACTTTTCAGCAGGCGAATTCGGACATATCAATTTGTATAAGGACGGTAAGCTGTGTACCTGTGGCAATTATGGTTGTTACGAGCGTTATGCTTCAAGTGCGGCATTATCTGAAATTGTTGCAAGTGAGTTTGGTAGATCCATCCAGTTACCAGTGTTTTTTCAGATGGTGAAACAAGGTGATGCGTTAAGCGTGGAGATCTTCAATAAATGGATTGATGATGTTGCGACAGGTATTCAATCAATTGTACATATTTTTAACCCTAAGCTGGTTGTTATTGGCGGTGGAATTACCGCACAAGGTGACTTCTTGCTACATGCTATGCAATCCGCAGTCGATGAAAAGCTAATGCCAAACCACCGCAACCAACTCAACCTAAAGCTAGCCCTAAATGATAATAATGCAAACCTATTAGGAGCAGCAAAGCACTATTTCACGAAGCAGTGA
- a CDS encoding fructose bisphosphate aldolase, which yields MQQSQFEKMKNGEGFIAALDQSGGSTPKALALYGIEEDSYNGKDEMFDLVHEMRTRIITSPAFDSEYIIGAILFEQTMDREIEGMYTADYLAEKKGIVPFLKVDKGLAEESNGVQMMKPITDLDETLKRANERHIFGTKMRSVIKEANPEGIKAVVAQQFEIGKQIVAAGLVPIIEPEVDINSKEKEKCEELLKAEILDQLNKLGDDEHVMLKVTIPTVANTYKELIEHPNVVRVVALSGGYAVDEANEKLKENNGLIASFSRALSQDLNANQTDEEFNNALGKAVKSIYEASIS from the coding sequence ATGCAACAGAGTCAATTTGAAAAAATGAAAAACGGTGAAGGGTTTATCGCAGCACTTGATCAAAGTGGTGGTAGTACTCCAAAAGCACTAGCCTTGTATGGTATTGAAGAGGATTCGTATAACGGCAAGGACGAAATGTTTGATCTTGTACACGAGATGCGGACTCGAATCATCACATCACCTGCTTTTGATTCCGAATATATCATCGGTGCCATTTTGTTTGAACAAACGATGGATCGCGAAATCGAAGGAATGTACACAGCTGATTATTTAGCTGAAAAAAAAGGCATTGTTCCTTTCTTAAAAGTGGACAAGGGTCTTGCTGAAGAGTCAAATGGCGTGCAAATGATGAAGCCGATCACTGACTTGGATGAAACATTGAAACGAGCGAATGAACGTCACATCTTTGGAACAAAAATGCGCTCCGTTATCAAGGAAGCAAATCCAGAAGGTATCAAGGCTGTCGTCGCGCAACAATTCGAAATTGGTAAACAGATTGTAGCTGCTGGTCTTGTTCCAATTATTGAGCCGGAAGTAGACATTAACAGTAAAGAAAAAGAAAAATGTGAGGAACTATTGAAAGCTGAGATTCTTGATCAGCTTAACAAGTTGGGTGACGATGAGCATGTGATGTTGAAAGTTACCATTCCAACTGTTGCAAACACATACAAAGAATTGATTGAGCATCCAAACGTTGTGCGTGTTGTCGCACTTTCTGGTGGTTACGCTGTAGACGAAGCAAATGAAAAGCTGAAGGAAAATAATGGACTTATTGCCAGCTTCTCCCGTGCACTATCACAGGATTTAAATGCCAACCAAACAGATGAAGAATTCAATAACGCGCTTGGCAAGGCAGTAAAATCTATATACGAAGCTTCAATTTCATAA
- a CDS encoding N-acetylmannosamine-6-phosphate 2-epimerase has protein sequence MNILDKVKGQLIVSCQALEDEPLYSSFIMSKMALAAKLGGAAGIRANTVEDIRAIKQEVDLPIIGIIKKDFPGNGVFITPTIQEVDELYREGVDVIAFDATQRERPDGKCFDQFFKAIKLKYPDQLFMADISTAEEGMKAAQAGVDIVAATLAGYTPYSKEIKPMELVQELVTKVDVPVIAEGNFDTPEKASKALEAGAHAVVVGSAITRPKHITETFAQAIQNSKTIQIGEDA, from the coding sequence ATGAATATACTTGATAAGGTAAAAGGACAATTAATTGTTTCATGTCAAGCACTGGAAGATGAACCGCTCTATAGTTCATTTATTATGAGCAAGATGGCGCTTGCAGCTAAACTTGGCGGTGCGGCGGGAATACGTGCGAATACAGTAGAAGATATTCGTGCCATTAAACAAGAGGTCGACTTGCCGATCATTGGGATTATTAAAAAAGATTTTCCGGGCAATGGCGTTTTTATTACACCAACTATCCAAGAAGTAGATGAACTTTATCGTGAAGGTGTTGATGTCATTGCTTTTGACGCAACTCAGCGCGAGCGGCCTGATGGTAAGTGTTTCGATCAATTTTTTAAAGCTATTAAATTGAAATATCCAGATCAACTTTTTATGGCTGATATTTCAACTGCAGAAGAAGGAATGAAGGCAGCCCAAGCAGGAGTAGACATTGTTGCTGCTACACTTGCAGGGTATACGCCATACTCGAAGGAAATCAAGCCGATGGAATTAGTACAGGAACTTGTAACAAAAGTTGATGTGCCTGTCATTGCAGAAGGTAATTTTGATACACCAGAAAAGGCGAGCAAGGCACTTGAAGCGGGGGCACACGCAGTTGTCGTGGGAAGTGCGATTACACGGCCGAAACATATTACAGAAACATTTGCTCAAGCGATACAAAACAGCAAAACCATACAAATAGGGGAGGATGCTTGA
- a CDS encoding LacI family DNA-binding transcriptional regulator: MVSSKDVASYAGVSQTTVSRVLNSPDKVNKETYEKVLAAMKELNYRPNSIAQSLVNKKTGSIALLSGPLHNPFFVETTTSIVNYAKESGFNVNVHFENLGDNMSVYQDVLSHRVDGIILSSVLYDDPIYDQLKNLDIPFIMFNRKHKEPGHFVEMDNVQAGRIATDHLINLNHREIVWVGGPTNMTTFSGRLEGFKQSLIANSIAEDPRNIIITDTSKQSIFEVIESVMSRKERPTAIFAATDSIAIYIMDFLQQKGYRIPDDISIIGIDNVELSRHHSFQLSTVGIINNKNLGRIAIENLVNLIDGEGNNNPGFVQKTLETKLFSRITTKKL, translated from the coding sequence ATGGTTTCATCAAAAGATGTAGCAAGTTACGCAGGTGTATCACAAACGACGGTATCTAGAGTGCTTAATTCTCCAGATAAAGTGAATAAAGAAACATATGAAAAAGTTCTCGCAGCAATGAAGGAATTGAATTATCGTCCAAACTCAATTGCCCAATCATTAGTTAATAAAAAGACAGGATCGATAGCGCTATTATCAGGTCCGCTACACAATCCTTTCTTTGTAGAAACAACGACTTCTATCGTTAATTATGCAAAAGAAAGTGGATTCAATGTAAATGTCCATTTTGAAAATCTTGGGGATAACATGTCCGTTTACCAGGATGTTTTAAGTCATCGGGTTGATGGAATAATTTTGTCTTCCGTTTTGTATGATGATCCAATTTATGACCAACTTAAGAACCTTGATATTCCATTTATCATGTTTAATCGAAAACATAAAGAACCGGGACATTTTGTTGAAATGGATAATGTGCAAGCAGGGAGAATAGCTACGGATCATTTGATTAATTTGAATCATCGCGAAATTGTGTGGGTAGGCGGCCCTACTAACATGACAACTTTTAGTGGTCGATTAGAAGGATTCAAACAATCTTTAATCGCGAACAGTATTGCCGAAGATCCTAGGAACATTATTATAACTGATACGAGCAAGCAATCCATTTTTGAGGTAATTGAGTCTGTTATGTCGCGCAAAGAACGTCCGACTGCTATTTTTGCAGCAACAGATTCTATTGCAATTTATATTATGGATTTTCTTCAACAAAAAGGCTACAGGATTCCTGATGACATTAGCATTATAGGTATTGACAATGTGGAGTTAAGTCGTCATCATTCATTCCAACTTAGTACCGTTGGAATCATCAATAACAAAAACCTTGGCAGGATTGCTATTGAAAATCTTGTTAACCTTATTGATGGAGAAGGAAACAATAATCCAGGCTTTGTTCAGAAAACATTGGAAACAAAATTATTTTCCAGAATAACAACCAAAAAGTTGTAG
- a CDS encoding MurR/RpiR family transcriptional regulator, whose protein sequence is MSNKDFQGNQKKPTVIMEQNKPIFTKSEQKIYTYINENMDKVLYDSLTELSEASGVAEATVLRFFRKLGFKGFQDFKFLLAQERTMHPNHDNDGTFIEKIRNNIVQAINDSSEIIEMDTLQQCVDIIDSSNDVVIFGVGSSGIACHDMHNRLMRIGKHAEVITDPHFQVMRASTMTKETVVIAVSLSGSTKDIYDSVEIAKASNAAVIALTNYVKSPLTRLSDHVLLSSAKENPLDSGSLVSKISQLYIIDLICTGLTMKNVEKAKEIKMKISENAANKLY, encoded by the coding sequence ATGTCAAATAAAGATTTTCAAGGAAATCAGAAAAAGCCGACCGTGATTATGGAACAGAATAAGCCAATCTTTACGAAATCAGAGCAGAAAATCTATACCTACATTAATGAGAATATGGACAAAGTTTTATATGATTCACTAACTGAACTTTCTGAAGCGAGCGGTGTAGCAGAGGCGACAGTATTGCGTTTCTTTCGTAAGCTTGGATTTAAGGGGTTTCAAGATTTTAAATTCCTCTTGGCGCAGGAACGAACAATGCATCCTAATCATGACAATGATGGAACGTTTATTGAAAAGATTCGCAACAATATTGTGCAGGCCATTAATGACTCATCGGAAATCATTGAGATGGATACATTGCAACAGTGTGTGGATATAATTGATTCGTCAAATGATGTCGTTATTTTTGGTGTTGGCTCATCGGGAATTGCTTGTCACGATATGCATAATCGCTTAATGCGAATCGGGAAACACGCCGAAGTAATTACAGATCCACATTTCCAAGTCATGCGCGCTTCGACCATGACGAAGGAAACTGTTGTTATAGCTGTTAGTCTCTCGGGTAGTACGAAGGATATTTATGATTCCGTAGAGATTGCGAAGGCGAGTAATGCTGCGGTTATTGCATTGACCAATTATGTGAAATCACCACTAACGAGACTATCGGATCATGTATTATTATCCTCAGCTAAGGAAAACCCCTTAGATAGCGGTTCATTAGTGTCTAAAATTTCGCAGTTGTATATAATTGACTTGATTTGTACGGGACTTACGATGAAAAACGTAGAAAAGGCAAAAGAAATTAAGATGAAAATTAGCGAAAATGCCGCTAATAAACTGTATTAA
- a CDS encoding TRAP transporter small permease, with protein MKKFFANLEEIIGGSLFIIMLIILTLQIFSRQIMDSPLTWSEALAKFIFVYVGYLSISFGIKESNHVLIDYFVNKFPKLIRSTIYYVFQAAIFIAISIMGYLGYEMALRKVPVEIVSLNISYMYMYIALPLISILILYRLVEVNVKQIKNKSEVK; from the coding sequence ATGAAAAAATTTTTTGCTAACCTGGAAGAAATCATTGGAGGGTCATTATTTATTATCATGTTAATAATCTTGACCCTGCAGATTTTTTCTAGACAAATTATGGACTCGCCACTAACATGGTCCGAGGCATTGGCTAAATTTATATTCGTTTATGTTGGCTATTTATCTATTTCATTTGGTATTAAAGAAAGTAATCACGTTTTGATCGATTATTTTGTTAATAAATTTCCGAAGTTAATTCGGAGTACGATTTACTATGTATTCCAGGCTGCTATTTTTATTGCGATTTCTATTATGGGATATTTAGGCTATGAAATGGCATTGCGTAAAGTGCCGGTCGAGATTGTTTCCTTAAATATTTCTTATATGTATATGTACATTGCCTTACCATTGATTTCTATTCTAATTTTATATCGACTTGTTGAGGTGAATGTAAAACAAATCAAGAATAAAAGTGAGGTGAAATAA
- a CDS encoding N-acetylneuraminate lyase, giving the protein MKGIFTALMCAFDENGNIDEKGLREIVRHNIEESKVDGLYVNGSTGESFMLTTEAKKRIFEIVKDEGGDQVKLIAQVGSLNIDEAVDLAKFATKLNYDAISAVTPFYYKFDFEEIKDYYETIVNSVDNNLIIYSIPALTGVNMNLDQFGELLAHDKIIGVKFTAPDFFLLERLRHAFPDKLIYSGFDEMLLSASVLNVDGAIGSTFNVNGKRARDIFELAQNGNVAEALEVQKVTNDLIAGILDNGLYQTIKEMLKYKGVHAGYCRKPMKQLPEEKVARAQELAKKYM; this is encoded by the coding sequence ATGAAGGGTATTTTTACAGCGCTGATGTGTGCTTTTGATGAAAACGGAAATATAGATGAAAAAGGTTTGCGGGAAATTGTTCGTCATAATATTGAGGAATCAAAGGTCGATGGTCTTTATGTGAATGGAAGTACGGGAGAAAGTTTCATGCTTACTACTGAAGCTAAAAAGCGTATTTTTGAAATTGTAAAAGACGAAGGCGGCGATCAAGTGAAATTAATCGCTCAAGTCGGATCTTTGAATATAGATGAAGCGGTTGATCTTGCTAAATTTGCTACAAAGCTAAACTATGATGCTATCTCTGCTGTTACACCGTTCTATTACAAATTTGATTTTGAAGAAATTAAGGATTACTATGAAACGATTGTAAATAGTGTCGATAATAATTTGATTATTTATTCCATCCCAGCGTTAACTGGGGTAAATATGAATTTGGATCAATTTGGTGAATTGTTAGCACATGACAAAATTATTGGTGTGAAATTTACGGCACCGGATTTCTTCCTATTAGAACGATTGCGCCATGCATTCCCAGACAAATTAATTTACTCAGGATTCGATGAAATGCTGTTGTCTGCAAGTGTTTTGAATGTTGATGGTGCGATAGGAAGTACGTTTAATGTAAATGGGAAGCGTGCTCGTGATATTTTTGAATTAGCACAAAACGGAAATGTTGCCGAAGCATTGGAAGTTCAAAAAGTGACGAATGATTTGATTGCAGGCATTCTTGATAATGGACTCTATCAAACGATCAAAGAAATGCTGAAATATAAGGGTGTTCATGCTGGTTATTGTCGCAAGCCTATGAAACAACTTCCAGAAGAGAAAGTTGCCCGTGCTCAGGAACTTGCTAAAAAATATATGTAA